One part of the Neodiprion virginianus isolate iyNeoVirg1 chromosome 3, iyNeoVirg1.1, whole genome shotgun sequence genome encodes these proteins:
- the LOC124301186 gene encoding multiple inositol polyphosphate phosphatase 1-like isoform X3: protein MIRHGTRFPGKKDSSLMIEELPKLRQLILDRYECNESKISEQAYHDLAKWRLDLIKADTMKLTEEGERELIDLAERIQSRFHTLLPEIYNNSTYKLKYTHTQRAEESAKHFTIGLFGQSAAQKVWYHPAEHNDIVLRSYKNCDRWKSEVKHNPKSTEQMRMFINSNVFNETLDEISQALGFVVDYETAYLIYLTCGFETAWKKDANSPWCRFLSLSNFQMIEYARDLRYFWNDGYGFELNHRQACPGLRDVFQFFQAESELKAAIHFSHSGTILKLASLLGLAKDATKLRHDSFQLHQNHRAWRVSRIDAFASNIGFVLYECQRDGPSILTMHQERVVQIPGCPENGPCPISIFEKIFSQSINHCDFEKICTL, encoded by the exons ATGATTCGTCATGGAACACGTTTCCCTGGCAAAAAAGATTCATCCCTAATGATCGAGGAGCTTCCAAAGTTACGGCAGCTAATATTGGACCGTTATGAATGCAATGAATCTAAGATTTCTGAACAGGCATACCATGATCTTGCTAAATGGAGACTTGACTTGATCAAAGCTGATACGATGAAACTAACCGAGGAAGGCGAAAGGGAGTTAATAGATCTCGCTGAAAGGATTCAATCCCGATTTCACACCCTATTACCtgaaatatacaataatagCACCTACAAA ttaaaatatactcacacacaACGAGCGGAGGAAAGCGCAAAGCATTTTACGATCGGCTTATTCGGTCAGAGCGCGGCTCAAAAAGTTTGGTACCATCCGGCTGAGCACAATGATATTGTACTTCGA tcTTACAAAAATTGTGATCGTTGGAAGTCAGAAGTTAAACATAATCCAAAATCTACCGAACAGATGCGCATGTTTATAAACAGCAATGTCTTCAACGAAACACTGGATGAAATATCTCAAGCTCTTGGATTTGTAGTTGATTATG AAACGGCCTACCTAATCTATTTGACTTGCGGATTTGAGACCGCATGGAAAAAAGATGCCAATTCACCGTGGTGCCGGTTTCTCTCACTTAGCAACTTTCAG aTGATAGAATATGCCAGGGATTTGAGGTATTTTTGGAATGATGGTTATGGGTTTGAACTCAATCACCGGCAAGCCTGCCCGGGTCTTCGCgatgtttttcaattctttca AGCGGAATCAGAGCTGAAAGCCGCCATTCATTTTTCGCATTCCGGCACTATTTTGAAATTGGCTTCTCTTTTGGGACTAGCCAAAGATGCAACTAAATTGCGGCATGATTCATTTCAACTACACCAAAATCATCGAGCCTGGAGAGTCAGTCGCATTGATGCATTCGCCTCGAATATAGGATTCGTTTTATACGA GTGCCAGCGAGATGGACCTAGTATTCTGACCATGCATCAAGAACGAGTTGTGCAAATTCCGGGATGTCCTGAAAACGGACCTTGTCCAATTTctatttttgagaaaatattctCTCAGAGCATAAACCACTGTGACTTCGAAAAGATTTGTACTTTATGA
- the LOC124301186 gene encoding multiple inositol polyphosphate phosphatase 1-like isoform X1: MFYNVITLVFVIHCAFISLATTCKCFSTDDDHYKCHFSTRTPYRYIANYNDSKINYPGCTEKKIWLMIRHGTRFPGKKDSSLMIEELPKLRQLILDRYECNESKISEQAYHDLAKWRLDLIKADTMKLTEEGERELIDLAERIQSRFHTLLPEIYNNSTYKLKYTHTQRAEESAKHFTIGLFGQSAAQKVWYHPAEHNDIVLRSYKNCDRWKSEVKHNPKSTEQMRMFINSNVFNETLDEISQALGFVVDYETAYLIYLTCGFETAWKKDANSPWCRFLSLSNFQMIEYARDLRYFWNDGYGFELNHRQACPGLRDVFQFFQAESELKAAIHFSHSGTILKLASLLGLAKDATKLRHDSFQLHQNHRAWRVSRIDAFASNIGFVLYECQRDGPSILTMHQERVVQIPGCPENGPCPISIFEKIFSQSINHCDFEKICTL, translated from the exons ATGTTCTACAATGTAATTACCCTGGTATTCGTAATCCACTGTGCATTTATTAGTCTCGCAACGACTTGCAAATGTTTCTCAACTGATGACGATCATTACAAATGTCATTTTTCAACCAGAACACCGTATAGGTACATTGCCAACTATaatgattcaaaaataaaCTATCCAG GAtgtactgagaaaaaaatatggttgATGATTCGTCATGGAACACGTTTCCCTGGCAAAAAAGATTCATCCCTAATGATCGAGGAGCTTCCAAAGTTACGGCAGCTAATATTGGACCGTTATGAATGCAATGAATCTAAGATTTCTGAACAGGCATACCATGATCTTGCTAAATGGAGACTTGACTTGATCAAAGCTGATACGATGAAACTAACCGAGGAAGGCGAAAGGGAGTTAATAGATCTCGCTGAAAGGATTCAATCCCGATTTCACACCCTATTACCtgaaatatacaataatagCACCTACAAA ttaaaatatactcacacacaACGAGCGGAGGAAAGCGCAAAGCATTTTACGATCGGCTTATTCGGTCAGAGCGCGGCTCAAAAAGTTTGGTACCATCCGGCTGAGCACAATGATATTGTACTTCGA tcTTACAAAAATTGTGATCGTTGGAAGTCAGAAGTTAAACATAATCCAAAATCTACCGAACAGATGCGCATGTTTATAAACAGCAATGTCTTCAACGAAACACTGGATGAAATATCTCAAGCTCTTGGATTTGTAGTTGATTATG AAACGGCCTACCTAATCTATTTGACTTGCGGATTTGAGACCGCATGGAAAAAAGATGCCAATTCACCGTGGTGCCGGTTTCTCTCACTTAGCAACTTTCAG aTGATAGAATATGCCAGGGATTTGAGGTATTTTTGGAATGATGGTTATGGGTTTGAACTCAATCACCGGCAAGCCTGCCCGGGTCTTCGCgatgtttttcaattctttca AGCGGAATCAGAGCTGAAAGCCGCCATTCATTTTTCGCATTCCGGCACTATTTTGAAATTGGCTTCTCTTTTGGGACTAGCCAAAGATGCAACTAAATTGCGGCATGATTCATTTCAACTACACCAAAATCATCGAGCCTGGAGAGTCAGTCGCATTGATGCATTCGCCTCGAATATAGGATTCGTTTTATACGA GTGCCAGCGAGATGGACCTAGTATTCTGACCATGCATCAAGAACGAGTTGTGCAAATTCCGGGATGTCCTGAAAACGGACCTTGTCCAATTTctatttttgagaaaatattctCTCAGAGCATAAACCACTGTGACTTCGAAAAGATTTGTACTTTATGA
- the LOC124301186 gene encoding multiple inositol polyphosphate phosphatase 1-like isoform X2 → MDLSSIFHYNNITRFSLIFLFEVSKEFHYQKCSTITPYRYIANYNDSKINYPGCTEKKIWLMIRHGTRFPGKKDSSLMIEELPKLRQLILDRYECNESKISEQAYHDLAKWRLDLIKADTMKLTEEGERELIDLAERIQSRFHTLLPEIYNNSTYKLKYTHTQRAEESAKHFTIGLFGQSAAQKVWYHPAEHNDIVLRSYKNCDRWKSEVKHNPKSTEQMRMFINSNVFNETLDEISQALGFVVDYETAYLIYLTCGFETAWKKDANSPWCRFLSLSNFQMIEYARDLRYFWNDGYGFELNHRQACPGLRDVFQFFQAESELKAAIHFSHSGTILKLASLLGLAKDATKLRHDSFQLHQNHRAWRVSRIDAFASNIGFVLYECQRDGPSILTMHQERVVQIPGCPENGPCPISIFEKIFSQSINHCDFEKICTL, encoded by the exons atggATCTATCTTCGATATTCCATTACAATAACATTACTCGTTTCAgccttatttttcttttcgaagtTTCCAAGGAATTCCACTACCAAAAATGTTCTACAAT AACACCGTATAGGTACATTGCCAACTATaatgattcaaaaataaaCTATCCAG GAtgtactgagaaaaaaatatggttgATGATTCGTCATGGAACACGTTTCCCTGGCAAAAAAGATTCATCCCTAATGATCGAGGAGCTTCCAAAGTTACGGCAGCTAATATTGGACCGTTATGAATGCAATGAATCTAAGATTTCTGAACAGGCATACCATGATCTTGCTAAATGGAGACTTGACTTGATCAAAGCTGATACGATGAAACTAACCGAGGAAGGCGAAAGGGAGTTAATAGATCTCGCTGAAAGGATTCAATCCCGATTTCACACCCTATTACCtgaaatatacaataatagCACCTACAAA ttaaaatatactcacacacaACGAGCGGAGGAAAGCGCAAAGCATTTTACGATCGGCTTATTCGGTCAGAGCGCGGCTCAAAAAGTTTGGTACCATCCGGCTGAGCACAATGATATTGTACTTCGA tcTTACAAAAATTGTGATCGTTGGAAGTCAGAAGTTAAACATAATCCAAAATCTACCGAACAGATGCGCATGTTTATAAACAGCAATGTCTTCAACGAAACACTGGATGAAATATCTCAAGCTCTTGGATTTGTAGTTGATTATG AAACGGCCTACCTAATCTATTTGACTTGCGGATTTGAGACCGCATGGAAAAAAGATGCCAATTCACCGTGGTGCCGGTTTCTCTCACTTAGCAACTTTCAG aTGATAGAATATGCCAGGGATTTGAGGTATTTTTGGAATGATGGTTATGGGTTTGAACTCAATCACCGGCAAGCCTGCCCGGGTCTTCGCgatgtttttcaattctttca AGCGGAATCAGAGCTGAAAGCCGCCATTCATTTTTCGCATTCCGGCACTATTTTGAAATTGGCTTCTCTTTTGGGACTAGCCAAAGATGCAACTAAATTGCGGCATGATTCATTTCAACTACACCAAAATCATCGAGCCTGGAGAGTCAGTCGCATTGATGCATTCGCCTCGAATATAGGATTCGTTTTATACGA GTGCCAGCGAGATGGACCTAGTATTCTGACCATGCATCAAGAACGAGTTGTGCAAATTCCGGGATGTCCTGAAAACGGACCTTGTCCAATTTctatttttgagaaaatattctCTCAGAGCATAAACCACTGTGACTTCGAAAAGATTTGTACTTTATGA
- the LOC124301189 gene encoding ADP,ATP carrier protein-like: protein MGEYKAFLVDFLAGGISAAISKTVVAPIERVKLLLQVQHTSTQIPEDKRYKGMIDTFVRIPKETGFLSFWRGNLANVIRYFPTQALNFAFKDKYKALFLDGIPKDAFWRQFAGNLACGGAAGATSLLFVYPLDFARTRLAADVGKGSERQFNGMMDCMIKIFKSDGPVGLYRGFNVSVQGIIMYRASYFGFYDSARSMLPDPKNTPIYINFCIAETVTTIAGLVSYPFDTVRRRMMMQSGRSKSDVMYKNTLDCWSKVFHKEGSAAFFKGAFSNVLRGTGGALVLTLYDVVKEGIENAIS from the exons ATGGGTGAGTATAAAGCATTCTTAGTTGACTTCTTGGCTGGCGGTATATCAGCAGCTATTTCCAAGACTGTTGTTGCACCTATAGAACGGGTTAAATTATTACTTCAAGTGCAACACACTTCGACACAGATTCCTGAAGACAAACGATACAAAG GTATGATCGATACCTTTGTACGAATACCAAAGGAAACTGGATTTCTCAGCTTTTGGAGGGGCAATCTAGCTAATGTTATACGATACTTTCCAACACAAGCCTTAAATTTTGCTTTCAAGGATAAATACAAAGCACTGTTTCTTGATGGCATTCCAAAAGATGCATTTTGGCGACAGTTTGCCGGAAATTTGGCATGTGGCGGCGCTGCTGGGGCAACTTCTCTGCTGTTCGTCTATCCTCTTGACTTTGCAAGGACAAG ACTAGCAGCTGATGTTGGCAAAGGATCAGAAAGACAATTCAATGGAATGATGGATTgcatgataaaaatttttaaaagcgATGGCCCAGTTGGTCTGTATCGAGGGTTCAATGTCAGTGTTCAAGGGATTATAATGTATCGCGCCTCCTATTTTGGATTTTACGATAGTGCTCGGTCAATGCTACCTGATCCAAAGAACACCCCAATTTATATAAACTTCTGCATAGCGGAA ACAGTGACAACAATAGCCGGTCTCGTTTCGTATCCTTTTGACACTGTGCGTAGAAGAATGATGATGCAGTCGGGGCGAAGTAAATCAGATGTGATGTATAAAAACACGTTAGATTGCTGGTCTAAGGTATTTCATAAGGAGGGATCTGCAGCATTTTTTAAAGGTGCATTCTCCAACGTTCTCAGAGGAACTGGCGGCGCTCTGGTTTTGACTCTTTACGATGTTGTGAAGGAGGGTATTGAAAATGCAATATCATGA
- the LOC124301190 gene encoding uncharacterized protein CG1161, protein MMREYILLTLSIIFISLSQCQAQSYDDKRCKCICPSLSSVLNTSQSSPERLNIIASVAPSKCNCDGVILPHLGNQIKGKEQIFCPRCDCKYENRNTTIIKIVVIIVIWVISLLVIYMLFLICLDPLLNKRIHKGAASGSYQEHTNEEDDSTISPGTSHAMGVRGNVLNRVGHQQDKWKRQVREQRRNIYDRHTMLN, encoded by the exons atgatgCGAGAATATATTCTACTTACTTTGAGCATAATTTTTATCAGTCTGTCACAGTGTCAG GCACAATCCTACGACGATAAGAGATGTAAATGTATTTGTCCGAGTCTCTCATCAGTGCTAAACACAAGTCAGTCTTCCCCAGAGAGATTAAACATAATCGCTAGCGTTGCACCGTCAAAATG CAATTGTGATGGCGTAATTCTACCACATCTCGGAAACCAAATAAAGGGAAAAGAGCAAATTTTCTGCCCACGATGTGAttgtaaatatgaaaacagAAACACCACGATAATAAAG attgTTGTAATCATTGTTATTTGGGTCATCTCGCTGCTGGTTATTTACATGCTATTCCTTATATGTTTGGATCCGCTGCTCAATAAGAGAATACACAAAGGTGCAGCTAGTGGCAGCTATCAAGAGCATACAAATGAGGAG GATGATAGCACTATCAGCCCTGGCACATCTCATGCCATGGGGGTGAGAGGTAACGTTTTGAATCGCGTTGGTCACCAGCAAGACAAATGGAAACGTCAGGTTCGTGAGCAGCGGCGCAATATATATGATCGTCATACAATGCTGAATTAA